The following proteins are co-located in the Plasmodium brasilianum strain Bolivian I chromosome 11, whole genome shotgun sequence genome:
- a CDS encoding hypothetical protein (conserved Plasmodium protein): protein MKSGICAFFSNRGDDDIRYLKYTKMVGLNGGEKKKIDKEGYFNNFKLCNRESEKEKIIRIKNNLLECREKYSSDDIYKRENICVNSSDKLESKDSSFLINEEDKLSRNNSEVSFSLMRDTSDKEEETNRSKEGILNSQKNNKKLVNMAVLKNILNIYFLFDKNNEGCIDQKYACSVIEMIYKNNVNFILKNIKLNEKDVNEEDSKYDAKRYEGDNPFFCTKYFAHFLLLILKDVSVFQSKEGFIRKEIFIDIINEFVQTSSLNNDNDVFGVLRYPKNIVTNFYNYVYYLKRIDNEKKRRIIMDMKKNKELKNICFLDPKFVNADLNTHISYFKKKTKKKLEDIKTETSKEEMKECTFFPHTTKKPMYLLKKKKFKMTLNNSTTHKMRDTNSKYTPLRIIYDIDYSIERTLLLPNEETPEGFDTHSSNMSNNMHHIYNENNFAPIQLKYIIHQGYVKPKKISWHDTLRK, encoded by the coding sequence atgaaaagtggaatatgtgcatttttttctaaCAGAGGGGATGATGACATAcgttatttaaaatacacTAAAATGGTTGGATTAAATGGtggggaaaagaaaaaaattgataaagagggatattttaacaattttaaattatgcaaTAGGGAAAgtgaaaaagagaaaattatcagaataaagaataatttacTAGAATGTAGGGAAAAATACAGCAGTGATGATATTTATAAGAGAGAGAATATTTGTGTAAATTCTAGCGATAAATTAGAGAGTAAAGAtagttcatttttaataaatgaagaagacAAGTTGTCTAGAAATAACAGTGAGGTTTCCTTTTCCCTAATGAGAGATACATCAGACAAGGAAGAAGAGACAAATAGATCAAAAGAAGGAATATTAAATagtcaaaaaaataataagaaattgGTTAATATGGctgttttaaaaaacattttaaatatatattttttatttgacaAGAATAATGAAGGGTGCATTGATCAGAAATATGCTTGTTCTGTGATTGAGatgatttataaaaataatgtaaatttcatactaaaaaatataaaattaaatgaaaaggatGTCAATGAAGAGGATTCTAAATATGATGCCAAAAGGTATGAAGGTGATAATCCATTTTTCTGTACAAAGTACTTTGCACACTtcttacttttaattttaaaagatgtATCAGTTTTTCAAAGTAAAGAAGGGTttataagaaaagaaatttttatagatatTATAAACGAGTTTGTCCAGACAAGCAGTTTGAACAACGACAATGATGTATTTGGAGTGTTAAGATACCCCAAAAATATAGTAAcgaatttttataattatgtgtattatttgaaaagaatagataatgaaaagaaaaggagAATAATCATggatatgaaaaaaaacaaagaattaaaaaatatatgctttttAGATCCTAAATTTGTAAATGCTGATTTGAATACGCATATTagctattttaaaaaaaaaacaaaaaaaaagttagaaGATATAAAAACAGAAACCAGTAAAGAAGAAATGAAAGAATGCACCTTTTTTCCCCATACTACAAAGAAACCGATgtatttactaaaaaaaaaaaagtttaaaatgACCTTGAATAATAGTACTACACACAAGATGAGGGATACTAATAGTAAATATACCCCCCTACGTATAATATACGACATAGACTACTCAATTGAAAGAACATTACTTTTACCAAACGAGGAGACTCCAGAGGGGTTTGATACTCATTCAAGTAATATGAGCAATAATAtgcatcatatatataacgaaAATAACTTCGCACCAAtccaattaaaatatataattcatcaGGGTTATGTAAAACCTAAAAAGATCTCTTGGCATGATACCCTAAGGAAGTGA
- a CDS encoding SAC3 domain-containing protein, with product MNETNKGGKEGNNRNNKGSSLYNNSNNNNSVNTYYHNRNDLNNSLYTIPNYMSYNIPNGAINNLQNFNVTNSVQSSYQNSSYISSYRTNNYFYSKNDNYYQNVNNSSNSLNYNCLNMYGGGYNYSSTSNSNSNSGKCELGAGGKEESSSNNNNMFYYMNNNNNNNNNNNNNNNSNSNSNSNNNSNNNNNNNSTTNNSSTKNNSSTTNNSSINSNIHEDGNNHNYVELYINKVKEIYYFHVFYHYLKLGYPEKEAAMESKKYIFVTLNRYFLLVKNAILSSPESIKQINNCVSSNLLYYQQQTNLQQYLLQQQSSFQNMTCQKLNLYDQMNLNIGNINLPLTDHKKLSNLSMLNGGDMSSNNDSSVNNNGNTTNYSSSSTNKNSLNYDHAYSSSNTKDNENKESCSKLNNLYNFKAEKISNMIDSIEEMKKLNKNKKERKTFSDFPPPEQSGDLQNISFGNSINNDSNNNRSFNNNHYNSSKNKEFTQNNNEEVKKKISFTINKSKNKIFQTYNKPSNDQNHKTINEAVSEVSDLSEENKNNEKEKEKNMFSPGYVQDENSLANTEFRGMFTFERRDNKSNKSSRDVLNSTIKNDHKNVSMDNVAGSAVNSAANSAVNSAANSAVNSAANSAANSAVSSAVNNVVNNVMNNGVKKANDFFYMNNSASDKNHVPYDGAFVTNSRSLNNNNSYNNNSYNNSSYNNSSYNNNSYNNSSYNNSSYNNSSYNNSSYNNSSYNNSSNNNNSNNNNSNNNGKENRADVFSNINVSHNFRGEEYIGNNNHSYNNKVKNMTNMYNMNNTPNVMNKSARNLNNFSNVTTPNNGTALSKGNFNHGISRFNFTKSSGNSNHKNINNNNNDNYNNDNYNNDNYNNDNYSNDNYSNDNYNNDSYNNDSYNNDSYKNNSYKNNSYKNNNNNYNRVESYEDNNEKNSHVRVHYGAYNGGINDDNINSNNNGVSNNHMNKSNGINYRSHFKDKFAYENKPRNKEEKWGNEEDVEFDKSGNEYNSEDYVKEDEDTEEIMIYNNNKEANNRYGAFKNRDNKTNRTSNIEKFHSNNIEITNRCDNFKTYINNLNDHFREQCKNKEFLKCLKAFTNKLFTLKKKRIIRSNFWMNNIFPTKEDVLSMDVYFFSHQKRLKRKLGYALDLDNDIIGSSLNDKKMKLSSQEIERREKRKERCYDIGKNKRNELNENVFYIDVKGEKGSEEYKNLEMLMDKYNYSNCYKNKNFVGECKNIQKFFFRLTSLPERKNVRSFSVLKCTYAYILYKYNVDKNYKYVNEQFRSLRQDLNIQNIFHDDVINIYETNIRICIVNNDLFQFLQCINKLFELYQRLNIKKSKIEFLCYKLIYLTLQNMHQEFLIEYLTLTEEEKNHANIQLCYYLNECIKNKMYLININMISPLDDEQNHEYIYYRIYVNDHILTYLPILMSISENSDLNVNVDSLVSFVKNHSVIQNFENTKNEENILEKNEISKMPYLTNYLIVLFLPKYRLLALINICKTSIKVHISTLTKLLNFENDKQCLEFLNEVNTIISNNEVHSKSSLVNLLKSPLLKNKYINHIR from the exons atgAATGAAACGAATAAAGGTGGAAAAGAAGGGAATAATAGGAACAATAAAGGGAGTTCATTATATAacaatagcaataataataacagtgtGAATACTTATTATCATAATAGAAATGATCTAAACAATAGTTTATATACTATTCCGAATTACATGAGCTATAATATACCCAATGGTGCTATAAACAATCTACAGAATTTTAATGTTACTAATAGTGTTCAGAGTAGCTACCAAAATAGTAGTTATATAAGTAGTTACAGAACGAACAACTACTTTTATAGTAAGAATGATAACTACTATCAAAATGTGAATAACTCTTCCAATAGCTTAAATTATAACTGCCTAAATATGTATGGCGGTGGTTACAACTACAGTAGCActagtaatagtaacagtaacagtgGGAAGTGCGAACTGGGGGCTGGAGGGAAGGAAGAGAGCAGcagtaataacaacaacaTGTTCTactatatgaataataataataataataataataataataataataataataatagtaatagtaatagtaatagtaataataatagcaataataataataataataatagtactactaataatagtagtactaagaataatagtagtactactaataatagtagtattAACAGTAATATTCATGAAGATGGGAATAATCATAACTATGTAGAACTGTACATCAATAaggtaaaagaaatatactattttcatgttttttatcattatctTAAACTAGGGTACCCTGAAAAAGAAGCTGCAATGGAatcaaaaaagtatatatttgtaactTTAAATAGATATTTTTTGCTAGTAAAAAATGCTATATTATCATCACCTGAATcgataaaacaaataaataattgtgTATCGTCCAATTTGTTGTATTATCAACAACAAACAAACTTACAACAGTATTTACTACAACAACAAAGTAGTTTTCAAAATATGACTtgtcaaaaattaaatttatatgatcaaatgaatttaaatattGGTAACATTAATTTACCCCTGACTGATCATAAGAAGTTGTCAAACTTGTCCATGTTAAACGGCGGTGATATGAGCAGTAACAATGATAGTAGTGTCAATAACAATGGTAATACTACCAATTACAGTAGTAGCAGTACTAATAAGAATTCACTGAATTATGACCATGCTTATTCTTCAAGTAATACGAAGGACAATGAGAATAAAGAGAGCTGTAGTAAGTTGAAcaatttgtataattttaaagcggaaaaaattagtaatatGATTGATTCAATTGAGGAAATGAAgaagttaaataaaaataagaaagagAGGAAAACTTTTTCTGATTTTCCTCCACCTGAACAGTCAGGCGATTTGCAAAACATCTCGTTTGGAAATAGTATCAATAATGacagcaataataatagaagtTTTAATAACAATCATTATAACAGTAGTAAGAACAAAGAGTTCactcaaaataataatgaagaagtaaaaaaaaaaattagttttactataaataaatcaaaaaataaaattttccaaACGTATAACAAACCGTCAAATGATCAGAACCACAAGACTATCAATGAGGCTGTAAGTGAAGTCAGTGATTTGagtgaagaaaataaaaataatgaaaaggaaaaagaaaaaaatatgttttctcCTGGTTATGTACAGGATGAAAACAGTTTAGCCAACACCGAATTTAGAGGTATGTTTACTTTTGAAAGAAGAGACAACAAAAGCAATAAGAGCAGTAGGGATGTGTTAAATAGCACTATAAAGAATGACCATAAAAATGTGAGCATGGACAATGTAGCAGGTAGTGCAGTAAATAGTGCAGCAAATAGTGCAGTAAATAGTGCAGCAAATAGTGCAGTAAATAGTGCAGCAAATAGTGCAGCAAATAGTGCAGTCAGCAGTGCCGTAAACAATGTAGTGAACAATGTTATGAACAATGGTGTGAAAAAAgcaaatgattttttttacatgaaTAACAGTGCGAGTGATAAGAATCATGTACCTTATGATGGCGCCTTCGTTACGAATAGTAGAAgtcttaataataataatagttataataataatagttataacaatagtagttataacaatagtagttataataataatagttataacaatagtagttataacaatagtagttataacaatagtagttataacaatagtagttataacaatagtagttataacaatagtagtaataataataatagtaataataataatagtaataataatggtaaaGAAAATAGAGCAGatgttttttcaaatattaatGTGTCCCACAATTTTAGAGGAGAAGAATATATAGGGAACAACAATCACagctataataataaagttaaGAATATGACGAACATGTACAACATGAATAATACCCCAAATGTTATGAATAAAAGTGCAAGgaatttgaataatttttctaatgTTACTACGCCGAATAACGGAACTGCTTTGAGCAAGGGAAATTTCAACCATGGGATAAGCAGATTTAATTTTACGAAGAGTAGCGGTAATAGTAAccacaaaaatataaacaacaataataatgataattataataatgataattataataatgataattataataatgataattatagTAACGATAATTATAGTAAcgataattataacaatgaTAGTTATAACAATGATAGTTATAACAATGatagttataaaaataatagttataaaaataatagttataaaaataataataataattataatagagTCGAAAGTTATGAggataataatgaaaaaaatagccATGTTAGAGTTCATTATGGTGCTTATAATGGCGGAATAAACGACGATAacattaatagtaataataatggcgTTAGTAATAACCACATGAATAAAAGCAATGGAATTAATTATAGATCTCATTTTAAGGATAAATTTGCGTATGAAAATAAGCCAAGGAATAAAGAAGAGAAGTGGGGGAATGAAGAGGATGTAGAGTTTGATAAGTCAGGAAATGAATACAACTCTGAAGATTATGTAAAAGAAGATGAAGACACAGAAGAAATAATGatttacaataataacaaagaAGCGAATAATAGATATGGagcatttaaaaatagagacaacaaaacaaatagaacatcaaatatagaaaaatttcATAGTAACAATATTGAAATAACAAATAGATgtgataattttaaaacatatataaataatttaaatgacCATTTTAGAGAACAGtgcaaaaataaagaatttttaaagtGTTTAAAGgcatttacaaataaattatttactctgaaaaaaaaaagaataattagaTCCAACTTTTGgatgaataatatttttccaaCAAAGGAGGATGTGCTCTCCATGGACGTGTATTTCTTCTCCCATCAAAAAA GgttgaaaagaaaattggGTTATGCACTCGACCTGGACAACGATATAATTGGTAGCAGTTTAAATGACAAGAAAATGAAACTAAGTTCACAAGAAATtgaaagaagagaaaaaagaaaggaaagaTGTTACGAtattggaaaaaataaaaggaacgAATTAAACGAAAATGTTTTTTACATTGATGTGAAGGGGGAAAAAGGAAGTGAAGAATACAAAAATCTTGAGATGTTAATGGATAAATACAACTACTCTAATTgttataagaataaaaattttgttggCGAGTGCAagaatattcaaaaattctttttcagACTAACCTCCTTGCCGGAGCGCAAAAAT GTAAGAAGCTTTTCTGTTTTGAAATGCACGTacgcatatattttatataaatacaatgtAGACAAGAATTATAAGTATGTTAATGAGCAATTCAGGTCATTACGACAAGATTTGAATATAcagaatatttttcatgaCGATGTTATAAACATCTATGAAACGAACATTCGTATTTGTATAGTAAACAATGATCTGTTTCAGTTTCTTCAGTGTATCAACAAATTGTTTGAATTGTACCAGAGGCTCAACATAAAAAAGTCAAAG ATCGAGTTTCTGTGCTACAagcttatttatttaacgCTGCAAAACATGCATCAAGAATTTTTAATAGAATATTTAACTCTAACcgaagaagagaaaaatcATGCTAATATACAGTTgtgttattatttaaatgaatgtattaaaaataaaatgtatttaattaatattaatatgatATCACCCTTAGATGATGAACAAAAtcatgaatacatatattacagaatatatgtaaatgatcatatattaacatatttgcCTATTTTAATGTCAATAAGTGAAAATTCTGATCTAAATGTAAATGTCGATTCGTTAGTTAGCTTTGTAAAAAATCATAGTGTTATTCAGAATTTTGAGAATACAaagaatgaagaaaatatattggaaaaaaatgaaataagtaAAATGCCATATTTgacaaattatttaattgttttattcTTGCCCAAGTATAGACTTTTGGCtctcataaatatatgcaa GACCAGCATAAAGGTACATATATCAACACTGACCAAATTactaaattttgaaaatgatAAACAGTGCTTAGAATTTTTGAACGAGGTAAACACGATTATAAGTAATAACGAAGTTCACAGCAAATCCTCTTTAGTTAATCTTTTGAAATCACCCCtgttgaaaaataaatacattaatCATATAAGATGA